In a genomic window of Sardina pilchardus chromosome 20, fSarPil1.1, whole genome shotgun sequence:
- the fam204a gene encoding protein FAM204A, whose product MYSGLLPKGLSEAELSSDDSDTCAGDRDDDATEDNVRECKQNANVNALVSSETSATHGETLEFVDNTGPSHSSNACLPGISEEMWNKFKHLQKQKDDQKGELPSTKRKRKRRAKRKSSDPHNKESNQVEEVHAPEKHLEGLKQYFGINDRFEPPACSRPPPKSGLEKTIESAIEAGDFEKAEELSDRLATRELGVKIKNAVDCRDFVQANQEMEASKAAQKRKKTLVWGFEAKRRWETKSNMGYM is encoded by the coding sequence ATGTATAGCGGACTTCTTCCAAAAGGTCTATCAGAAGCAGAGCTTAGTTCTGACGATTCTGATACGTGTGCAGGGGACCGTGATGATGATGCTACTGAAGACAATGTGAGAGAATGTAAACAAAATGCTAACGTTAACGCACTCGTATCCAGTGAAACTTCAGCTACACATGGTGAGACTCTTGAGTTTGTAGACAACACTGGGCCCAGTCATTCCTCAAATGCATGCTTACCCGGCATCTCTGAAGAGATGTGGAATAAGTTCAAACACCTTCAGAAGCAAAAGGACGACCAAAAGGGAGAGTTACCATCAACAAAGCGAAAAAGAAAGCGAAGAGCGAAAAGAAAATCTTCTGACCCACACAACAAGGAATCTAATCAGGTGGAGGAAGTACATGCACCAGAAAAACACCTCGAAGGACTGAAGCAGTATTTTGGCATCAATGATAGGTTTGAACCCCCAGCGTGTAGCAGGCCGCCTCCTAAATCGGGCCTTGAAAAGACTATTGAGAGTGCTATTGAAGCAGGAGACTTTGAAAAGGCAGAGGAGCTCAGTGACCGTCTAGCCACTCGAGAGCTGGGTGTTAAAATCAAGAACGCGGTTGACTGCCGTGATTTTGTGCAAGCTAATCAGGAAATGGAGGCCTCCAAGGCAGcccagaaaagaaagaagactCTTGTTTGGGGCTTTGAGGCAAAGAGGAGATGGGAAACTAAAAGCAACATGGGCTATATGTGA
- the LOC134067168 gene encoding 26S proteasome regulatory subunit 4, whose protein sequence is MGQNQSGGHGPGGGKKDDKDKKKKYEPPIPTRVGKRKKKSKGPDAASKLPLVTPHTQCRLKLLKQERIKDYLLMEEEFIRNQEQMKPLEEKQEEERSKVDDLRGTPMSVGTLEEIIDDNHAIVSTSVGSEHYVSILSFVDKDLLEPGCSVLLNHKVHAVIGVLMDDTDPLVTVMKVEKAPQETYADIGGLDSQIQEIKESVELPLTHPEYYEEMGIKPPKGVILYGAPGTGKTLLAKAVANQTSATFLRVVGSELIQKYLGDGPKLVRELFRVAEEHAPSIVFIDEIDAIGTKRYDSNSGGEREIQRTMLELLNQLDGFDSRGDVKVIMATNRIETLDPALIRPGRIDRKIEFPLPDEKTKRRIFQIHTSRMTVADDVTLDDLILAKDDLSGADIKAICTEAGLMALRERRMKVTNEDFKKSKENVLYKKQEGTPEGLYL, encoded by the exons ATG GGTCAAAACCAAAGTGGTGGCCATGGTCCTGGAGGGGGGAAGAAGGATGACAAA GATAAAAAGAAGAAATATGAGCCACCAATTCCCACTAGAGtcgggaagaggaagaagaaatcAAAGGGACCAGATGCTGCAAGCAAATTACCATTAG TAACCCCTCATACACAGTGCCGACTGAAGCTCCTTAAACAAGAGAGGATCAAAGACTACctgctgatggaggaggagttcATCAGGAACCAAGAGCAGATGAAGCCACTGGAGGAGAAACAGGAG GAAGAGAGGTCGAAGGTTGATGACCTGAGGGGGACACCCATGTCAGTGGGAACGTTGGAGGAAATCATTGATGACAACCATGCCATCGTGTCCACATCTGTGGGCTCGGAGCACTATGTCAGCATTCTGTCCTTTGTGGATAAAGACCTTCTAGAACCAGGCTGCTCTGTACTCCTCAATCATAAG GTGCATGCAGTCATTGGGGTCCTGATGGATGACACGGACCCCCTGGTGACTGTTATGAAAGTGGAAAAGGCTCCGCAGGAAACCTATGCCGATATTGGAGGTCTGGACAGTCAGATCCAAGAGATCAAG GAATCTGTGGAGCTTCCCCTGACACACCCAGAGTATTATGAGGAGATGGGAATTAAGCCACCCAAAGGAGTCATCTTGTACGGAGCACCTGGGACAG GTAAAACGCTTCTAGCTAAAGCTGTGGCCAACCAGACGTCTGCCACATTCCTGCGTGTTGTGGGGTCCGAGCTCATCCAGAAGTATCTCGGCGATGGGCCAAAGCTGGTGCGCGAGCTTTTCAGAGTGGCGGAGGAACATGCTCCCTCCATCGTCTTCATTGATGAGATTGACGCTATTGGAACAAAGAG GTACGACTCCAACTcggggggtgagagggagatCCAGAGGACCATGCTGGAGCTCCTTAACCAGTTGGATGGGTTTGACTCTCGAGGCGACGTCAAGGTCATCATGGCCACCAACAGGATTGAGACTCTGGACCCCGCTCTGATTCGGCCAG GTCGAATCGATCGTAAAATTGAGTTCCCGCTTCCGGATGAGAAAACTAAGCGCAGAATTTTCCAGATCCACACCAGCCGCATGACAGTGGCTGACGACGTGACCTTAGATGACCTCATCCTCGCCAAGGATGACCTTTCAGGAGCAGACATAAAG gcCATTTGCACGGAGGCAGGGCTGATGGcgctgagggagaggaggatgaaggtgaCGAACGAGGACTTCAAGAAGTCGAAAGAGAACGTGCTCTACAAGAAGCAGGAGGGCACGCCAGAGGGCCTCTACCTCTGA